One Variibacter gotjawalensis genomic window, CACCGGTAACGATCTTCCTTGGCGAGGAGGACACCGGTGACGAAAACCGTAACGACAGCGACGACGCGACCGCGCAAGGCGGAACCCGGCTGGAGCGCGGGCGGAATGCCTTCGCAGCCGGCCAAGCGCTCGCGCGGCAGCGCGGTTGGGCGTTCAACTGGCGGATCGTCGAATTGGCCGGTGTCGGCCATAGCGGGCGGAAGATGTTTTCCTCCCGCGAGGCGCTCGACGCGCTCAGGCCTTAAGGCTTAGCGGCGGCGGCAGACCCGGCGGCCGTTGGCATTGCGCCAGCAGCGGCGGCCACCGCTCGACAGGCGCGGCCCGCCGACTGTCGCGCCGATCACGCCACCGGCGACCGCGCCGACCGGTCCGGCGATCAATGCGCCCGAACCTGCACCAATGGCTGCGCCCGTCAGTGTGCGTTCGCTTTGGGCGTTTGCGGCCGGAACGGCGGCCACCATCGACATCGCCACAATCGAAGCCATCATAATTCTGCGCATAGGCGTATCCCCGTCATTGCTTACCGCTCAGGCAACTGGCTGGCAGCATCCAGGTTCCATTCGCCCAATCATTGGGCAATGACTAATCGGTGATCACGGGAAAGCGGCTTGAACCTGCCCGCTGACCGAAAATTGCGGGTTTGCGCGCGCTTTGGCGCTGCAGCCGGGGTGGCATGTCGGTTGCAAACTCTCGCGCGAGGCGCAGCCAATGCGCCCGGCACACGAGAGGGCAAGCTAGATGTCGACCTTCGACGATCCGTTTGATGCCAACCGGCGGCTTCGCGCCGAAGGCTGCAGTTGCGGCCTGCACGCGAGCGAGGCCGAGCATCGTCGCTCGTCGCAGCTTCAATGCGTGCCGGTCGAAAGCGAGGAGAAACGCTACGAGCAGGTCGTCGCCTCGGCGGTGCTGCGCAAAATCTTCCCGCAGGATAAATCCCGCCGCGCGTTTCTGCAGTCGGTCGGCGCCGCGACGGCGCTCGCCGCCGTGTCGCAATTTTTCCCCGTCGGCGCCGCGACCGAAGTCTTCGCGCAAGGCGCCGGTGCGCTCGAAAAGAAGTCGCTCAAGGTCGGTTTCATCCCGATCACCTGCGCGACCCCGATCATCATGGCCGAGCCGATGGGCTTCTATAAGAAGCACGGCCTCGAAGTCGAAGTGATCAAGACGGCCGGTTGGGCCGTTATCCGCGACAAGACGATCAACAAGGAATACGACGCCGCGCATATGCTCTCGCCGATGCCGCTGGCGCTCACGGTGGGTGCCGGATCGAACCCGATCCCGTATACGATGCCGGCGGTGGAAAATATCAATGGCCAGGCGATCACGCTGGCGATGAAGCACAAGGATAGGCGCGATCCGAAGTCGTGGAAGGGCTTCAAGCTCGCAGTGCCGTTCGATTACTCGATGCACAATTACTTGCTGCGCTACTACCTCGCGGAGCACGGCATCGATCCGGACGCCGACGTGCAGATCCGCGCGGTCCCGCCGCCCGAGATGGTCGCAAACCTGCGCGCCGACAATATCGACGGCTTCCTTGCGCCGGACCCCGTGAACCAGCGCGCCGTGTATGACGGCGTCGGCTTCATCCACATTCTCTCGAAGCAGATCTGGGATCGACACCCGTGCTGCGCCTTCGCGGCATCGAAGGAATTCGTCACGACGATGCCGAACACTTACGCGGCATTGCTCAAATCGATCATCGACGCGACCGCCTTCGCGACGAAGCAAGAGAACCGTAAACAGATCGCCGAAGCGATCGCGCCCGCAAATTACCTCAACCAGCCCGTGACCGTGGTCGAGCAAGTTCTAACCGGCGTTTTTGCCGACGGTCTCGGCACCGTGCAGCGCGTGCCGGACCGCATCGATTTCGATCCGTTCCCGTGGGAGTCGTTCGCCGTGTGGATCCTCACGCAGATGAAGCGGTGGGGCCAGATCAAAGGTGACATCGACTACGCCGGTATCGCGAAACAGGTTTTCCTCGCGACCGACACGACGAAGCTGATGACCGAAGTCGGCCTCACACCGCCGAAGGAAACGATGAAAACCTTCGTTGTCATGGGCAAGACATTCGATCCCGCTAAGCCTGAAGATTACTTGAACAGCTTCGCGATCAAACGGCCGGCATAATGTGGAACCGGTCGCTTTTGTTCGCATTGTGCTCTCGCGCGGAGACAATTCCGTGCGGGAGAAACGCCGAGAGGCGAGGACCGAACCAGCGATGGTTCTCGCAGGCACCTGAACATGGGGAACCTGCCCGGCGAGCTCGGCTCGACGGTCCTCCCCTCTCTGCGTTCATTCGTTATCCTGACAGCGCGGCTGAGACGAAGGCGCGCTGACGATGCCGACCGCACAGACCTGGCGGGCGGCCGCCATTTCCCTCGCGATCTTGGTTGCGTTTTTGAGCGTGTGGCATCTTGCGACGCGCGGCACCGGCGTGACCGCCAACATGGATCCCGAATACGCGAAGCTGATGGGGCAGACCGCGACGCAAGGCAAATCCGCGATGCCGGGCCCGTTCGATGTCGCGACGACGATTTGGGGGCATCTGAAAAGCCCATTCTATGACAACGGCCCGAACGACAAAGGCCTCGGCATTCAGCTGGCGTATTCGATTGGCCGCGTCGGTCTCGGCTATCTGCTCGCCGTACTGGTCGCGATCCCGATCGGATTTCTCATCGGCATGTCGCCGCTGATGAGCCGCGCGCTCGATCCGTTCATCCAAGTGCTCAAGCCGATCTCGCCGCTCGCCTGGATGCCGCTCGCGCTTTACACGATCAAGGACTCGAGCGCGTCCGCGATCTTCGTGATCTTCATCTGCTCGGTGTGGCCGATGCTGCTCAACACCGCGTTCGGCGTCGCCTCCGTGCGTAAGGAGTGGCTCAACGTCGCGCGTACGCTCGAGGTCGGAACGTTCCGCCGCGCCTTCACCGTGATCCTACCAGCGGCGGCGCCGACGATCGTCACCGGCATGCGCATTTCGATCGGCATAGCGTGGCTCGTCATCGTTGCGGCTGAGATGCTGGTCGGTGGAACGGGAATTGGATACTTCGTCTGGAACCAATGGAATAATCTTTCGATCACAAATGTAATTGTCGCGATCCTGACGATCGGCGTGGTCGGCATGATCCTCGACCAGATGCTCGCGGCGCTCGGCCGCTCCGTAACTTACCCGGAGTGAGCCGCATGACCGAGCGCTTCATCTCCATCGAGGGCATCGCCAAGCGCTATCCGGCGCCGAACGGCAAGACCACGACCATCTTCGAGAATTTCTGGCTCGGCATGGCGCGCGGCGAATTCTCCTGCATCATCGGCCACTCCGGCTGCGGCAAGACGACCGTGCTCAACGCACTCGCGGGCCTCGATACCACGACCGAGGGCGCGATCATCGTCGACGGCCAGGCGATCGAAGGCCCGAGCCTCGACCGCGCCGTGATCTTCCAATCGCACGCGCTGCTCCCATGGCGCACCGTGCTCGGCAACGTCGCGTATGCGGTGTCGTCCAAGTGGCGCAAGTGGTCGCGCGAGCAGGTCCGCGCGCATGCGGAGAAGTTCATCGCGACGGTGGGCCTGCGCGCCGCGCTCAACAAACGCCCGTCCGAACTCTCCGGCGGCATGAAGCAGCGCGTCGGCATCGCGCGCGCGCTCTCGATCGAGCCGAAGATCATGCTGATGGACGAGCCGTTCTCCGCGCTCGATGCGCTCACGCGCGGCACGCTGCAGGACGAGGTGCGCCGCATCTGCCTCGAGACCGGCCAGACCGTGTTCATGATCACGCACGATGTCGACGAGGCGATCTACCTCGCCGACCGCATCGTGCTGATGACCAACGGCCCCGGCGCGGTCATCGCCGAGATCGTCGAGAACCCGCTGCCGAAGGACCGCACGCGCATCGACCTGCACAAGCACCCGCACTACTACGCGATCCGCAACCACATCATCGATTTCCTCGTCACCCGCTCGAAGAATTTCGACGCCACCGGCCACGACCCGAAGAACCCGAAGGTCGTGCGCCCCGGCGCGGGCGGACCCGTCGAGGCGACGCCGAGCGTCCACGCGAGGACGGCGTGACGATGGCGCACCGCATCGCGCAGAGCCGCAGTGTGCTCCCTCTCCCGCAGGGTTCGCTTCGCGAACCGGGGGAGGGTTGGGGAGGGGGAATTGTTTCGGCCAAGCGCCCCCTCTCTGTCTCTCCCCCGCAAGCGGGAGAGAGGACGCTAGAACCGCGACTCTGAGCGCGGCGTTATTCAATTCAACTCAACGATCCGGGAGACATCCATGAAACGCGCCGACCTCACCGAAAAGCTTCTCGACATCAAGCGCGAGAAGGGTTGGACCTGGAAGCACATCTGCAAGGAGATCGGCGGCTTTGCCGACACGATGATCGTCGGCGCGCTGCTCGGCCAGATGAAGCTGACGAA contains:
- a CDS encoding CmpA/NrtA family ABC transporter substrate-binding protein, with amino-acid sequence MSTFDDPFDANRRLRAEGCSCGLHASEAEHRRSSQLQCVPVESEEKRYEQVVASAVLRKIFPQDKSRRAFLQSVGAATALAAVSQFFPVGAATEVFAQGAGALEKKSLKVGFIPITCATPIIMAEPMGFYKKHGLEVEVIKTAGWAVIRDKTINKEYDAAHMLSPMPLALTVGAGSNPIPYTMPAVENINGQAITLAMKHKDRRDPKSWKGFKLAVPFDYSMHNYLLRYYLAEHGIDPDADVQIRAVPPPEMVANLRADNIDGFLAPDPVNQRAVYDGVGFIHILSKQIWDRHPCCAFAASKEFVTTMPNTYAALLKSIIDATAFATKQENRKQIAEAIAPANYLNQPVTVVEQVLTGVFADGLGTVQRVPDRIDFDPFPWESFAVWILTQMKRWGQIKGDIDYAGIAKQVFLATDTTKLMTEVGLTPPKETMKTFVVMGKTFDPAKPEDYLNSFAIKRPA
- the ntrB gene encoding nitrate ABC transporter permease, with amino-acid sequence MPTAQTWRAAAISLAILVAFLSVWHLATRGTGVTANMDPEYAKLMGQTATQGKSAMPGPFDVATTIWGHLKSPFYDNGPNDKGLGIQLAYSIGRVGLGYLLAVLVAIPIGFLIGMSPLMSRALDPFIQVLKPISPLAWMPLALYTIKDSSASAIFVIFICSVWPMLLNTAFGVASVRKEWLNVARTLEVGTFRRAFTVILPAAAPTIVTGMRISIGIAWLVIVAAEMLVGGTGIGYFVWNQWNNLSITNVIVAILTIGVVGMILDQMLAALGRSVTYPE
- a CDS encoding ABC transporter ATP-binding protein, with amino-acid sequence MTERFISIEGIAKRYPAPNGKTTTIFENFWLGMARGEFSCIIGHSGCGKTTVLNALAGLDTTTEGAIIVDGQAIEGPSLDRAVIFQSHALLPWRTVLGNVAYAVSSKWRKWSREQVRAHAEKFIATVGLRAALNKRPSELSGGMKQRVGIARALSIEPKIMLMDEPFSALDALTRGTLQDEVRRICLETGQTVFMITHDVDEAIYLADRIVLMTNGPGAVIAEIVENPLPKDRTRIDLHKHPHYYAIRNHIIDFLVTRSKNFDATGHDPKNPKVVRPGAGGPVEATPSVHARTA